In Dama dama isolate Ldn47 chromosome 20, ASM3311817v1, whole genome shotgun sequence, a single window of DNA contains:
- the EFNA3 gene encoding ephrin-A3 encodes MAAAPLLLLLLLVPVPLLPLLAQGPGGALGNRHAVYWNSSNQHLRREGYTVQVNVNDYLDIYCPHYNSSGVGPGAGPGPGGGAEQYVLYMVSRDGYRTCNASQGSKRWECNRPHAPHSPIKFSEKFQRYSAFSLGYEFHAGHEYYYISTPTHNLHWKCLRMKVFVCCASTSHSGEKPVPTLPQFTMGPNVKINVLEDFEGENPQVPKLEKSISGTSPKREHLPLAVGIAFFLMTLLAS; translated from the exons ATGGCGGCGgctccgctgctgctgctgctgctgctcgtgCCCGTgccgctgctgccgctgctggcCCAGGGGCCCGGGGGGGCGCTGGGAAACCGGCATGCGGTGTACTGGAACAGCTCCAACCAGCA CCTGCGGCGAGAGGGCTACACGGTGCAGGTGAACGTGAACGATTATCTGGATATTTACTGCCCGCACTACAACAGCTCAGGGGTGGGCCCCGGGGCGGGGCCAGGGCCCGGAGGCGGGGCGGAGCAGTACGTGCTGTATATGGTGAGCCGGGACGGCTACCGCACCTGCAACGCCAGCCAAGGCTCCAAGCGCTGGGAGTGCAACCGACCGCACGCCCCCCACAGCCCCATCAAGTTCTCGGAGAAGTTCCAGCGCTACAGCGCCTTCTCTCTGGGCTACGAGTTCCACGCCGGCCACGAGTACTACTACATCT CCACGCCTACCCACAACCTGCACTGGAAGTGTCTGAGGATGAAGGTGTTCGTCTGCTGCGCCTCCA CATCGCACTCCGGGGAGAAGCCGGTCCCCACTCTCCCCCAGTTCACCATGGGCCCCAATGTGAAGATCAACGTGCTGG AAGACTTTGAGGGAGAGAACCCCCAGGTGCCCAAGCTTGAGAAGAGCATCAGCGGTACCAGCCCCAAGCGGGAACATCTGCCCCTGGCGGTGGGCATCGCCTTCTTCCTGATGACACTCTTGGCCTCCTAG